The following proteins come from a genomic window of Corynebacterium doosanense CAU 212 = DSM 45436:
- the mobF gene encoding MobF family relaxase — translation MMSFRAVHAGSGYQYLLRSVATNDAYDPTVETGKLSGYYQAKGTPPGRWIGSGLTALVTTQRGQEVEADQMEALYGVGLHPDAHTMIEGGASFEDCRLGGKFPVFTNSIPVLDALRAAEKSAVAETGRLLTDAERSQLAASVGASFYRAAEGVDYAPDKDVIDWVNQQQAQVKQAVAGFDLTFSPAKSISVLWALSDEDTASRIAACHHEAVAEVLSWAETNVVRTRMGAGGLAQVETNGIVASEFTHFDTRAGDPDLHSHVLVANKVQGPDGKWRTLDSRAMFKNHQTLSARYDMVVQEILTRKMGLAFEASAREQGKEPVWEVAGVPQKLIDAFSTRRTLARPVFEKLREEFVASHGHQPDKRAQLRLWQAAILDTREAKKPAESLATLRADWRADVEHLDGGDELLARVQSLTSGAELDERPAFFADDVSTSQRLDDVSLAVIDRVIQKRSYFARHHVTAGVGAYLKGFRFSDADEAARVFDAVCENIITHHLVDLTAEEPLAVPRALRRANGETLDRGMDFAQFTTARLLAQEDYVLRAVTEPVAVFARDKTIAQALVAAKESSGFALNTGQEALARQLLQAGTVISSGVGPAGTGKTTAMTLVADVWKAEQRQVIGLAPSAAAATVLSDEVGIDAHTIDSLAFVWRGRNPNKPAGDPAALPVDLRPGDMLLVDEAGMATTDNLAALAEIAQATGAVVRLIGDPQQLDAVGSGGLFATMCRYGDATELTDVMRFSHGNDTEQAEASLRLRRGEVEAVDFYNRRGWVRGGTRNDMLSAAVDAYLADVERGKRSLIVASTNADVALINEAIRSYRVERGLVEDTDTVALSRGEVAGVGDLIIARKNERLVAEDGTPGRKVTNGQLLHVRGVHATGGLDVEDEASGQRFVLPADYVRSSTHLGYGSTVHRAQGATVETTHAVIDAQTSRTGLYVALTRGKQENRVYAVTDDALDEFAEAAHEHMAGNIGGLSAEAVMRAAIARDQRQLSARDMAEKAREYAGSDDRVSKLYAYGVDKAYQRFIDHNLDGWWDMLDPDAAQALTDEGRQKVRSAWVESLRAGIDPRDLMNSATFNLGEVEEPGAVIAWRLREQVSAVATPGRGLAAVPPLTRTSDRELHQWLVRTRERFESAAAEPAPRQSAAQQQSGDALRDMVTADLGSALQRQRAQQRTTPADSRKPTAASTQERVRPGNENDL, via the coding sequence AGAGTGCCGTGGCCGAGACCGGCCGGCTACTGACTGACGCGGAGCGTTCGCAGTTGGCTGCGAGCGTCGGTGCGTCGTTTTACCGCGCGGCTGAAGGTGTGGATTACGCGCCGGACAAGGACGTGATCGACTGGGTGAACCAGCAGCAGGCTCAGGTCAAGCAGGCGGTCGCCGGGTTCGATCTGACGTTCTCTCCCGCGAAAAGTATCTCCGTTCTGTGGGCCTTGTCGGACGAGGACACCGCGAGCCGGATCGCCGCGTGTCACCACGAGGCGGTGGCTGAAGTGCTCTCCTGGGCGGAGACCAATGTGGTGCGCACGCGCATGGGTGCCGGGGGTCTGGCGCAGGTCGAGACGAACGGAATCGTCGCCTCCGAGTTCACTCACTTCGACACCCGAGCGGGTGATCCCGACCTTCACTCTCACGTCCTGGTCGCCAACAAAGTGCAGGGGCCAGACGGCAAGTGGCGCACGCTCGACTCGCGCGCGATGTTCAAGAATCATCAGACACTTTCCGCCCGCTACGACATGGTCGTGCAAGAGATTCTGACCCGGAAGATGGGCCTGGCGTTCGAGGCGAGTGCGCGCGAACAAGGCAAGGAACCGGTGTGGGAGGTCGCTGGAGTTCCGCAGAAACTCATCGATGCCTTCTCCACCAGGCGCACTCTCGCGCGCCCGGTGTTCGAGAAACTGCGTGAGGAATTCGTGGCCTCGCATGGCCACCAGCCGGACAAGCGCGCGCAGCTTCGGCTGTGGCAGGCGGCGATCTTGGACACCCGCGAGGCCAAGAAGCCGGCCGAATCGCTGGCGACTCTGCGCGCGGATTGGCGCGCCGACGTGGAGCACCTGGACGGCGGAGACGAACTGCTCGCCCGTGTTCAGTCACTGACCTCCGGGGCAGAGCTGGACGAGCGTCCGGCGTTTTTTGCTGACGATGTTTCCACCTCGCAGCGTCTCGATGATGTCTCACTCGCGGTGATTGACCGGGTGATCCAGAAGCGCTCCTACTTCGCTCGCCACCACGTCACGGCCGGGGTCGGGGCGTACCTCAAGGGTTTCCGTTTCTCGGACGCGGACGAGGCCGCGCGCGTCTTTGACGCAGTGTGCGAGAACATCATCACCCACCATCTCGTGGATCTCACGGCCGAGGAACCGCTCGCTGTTCCGCGTGCGCTGCGCCGCGCCAACGGGGAGACGTTGGACCGGGGAATGGACTTCGCTCAGTTCACTACGGCGCGGTTGCTGGCCCAGGAGGACTACGTTTTGCGCGCGGTGACCGAGCCGGTGGCGGTCTTTGCCCGCGACAAGACCATCGCCCAGGCGTTGGTCGCGGCGAAAGAATCGAGCGGGTTCGCTCTCAACACCGGGCAGGAAGCACTCGCGCGTCAGCTCTTGCAGGCGGGCACCGTCATCAGCAGTGGCGTTGGTCCGGCCGGTACCGGCAAGACCACGGCCATGACTCTGGTGGCCGATGTGTGGAAGGCCGAGCAGCGTCAGGTGATCGGCCTGGCACCGTCGGCGGCAGCGGCCACCGTGCTCAGTGATGAGGTCGGCATTGATGCGCACACCATCGACTCGCTGGCGTTTGTCTGGCGTGGGCGCAACCCCAATAAACCCGCTGGCGACCCGGCAGCACTGCCGGTCGATCTGCGCCCCGGAGACATGCTCCTGGTCGATGAAGCGGGCATGGCCACGACCGACAACCTCGCGGCGCTGGCCGAGATCGCCCAGGCGACCGGCGCAGTGGTGCGACTGATCGGAGACCCCCAGCAGCTCGACGCAGTCGGATCGGGTGGGCTGTTCGCCACGATGTGTCGCTACGGAGACGCCACCGAACTGACGGACGTGATGCGTTTCTCGCACGGCAACGACACCGAGCAGGCTGAGGCTTCGCTCCGGCTGCGCCGGGGCGAGGTGGAGGCTGTGGACTTCTACAACCGTCGAGGCTGGGTGCGCGGTGGCACCCGCAACGACATGCTCTCGGCCGCCGTGGACGCTTATCTCGCCGACGTCGAACGTGGCAAGCGTTCACTGATTGTGGCGTCGACCAACGCTGACGTGGCGTTGATCAATGAGGCGATCCGTTCCTACCGGGTCGAGCGTGGCCTGGTCGAGGACACCGACACTGTTGCTCTCTCGCGCGGGGAGGTGGCCGGTGTCGGTGATCTGATCATCGCGCGGAAGAACGAGCGCCTGGTGGCCGAGGATGGCACACCGGGGCGCAAGGTCACCAACGGCCAGTTGCTTCACGTCCGGGGTGTGCACGCCACGGGCGGACTGGACGTTGAGGACGAGGCCAGCGGGCAACGGTTCGTCTTGCCGGCCGATTACGTGCGCTCTTCGACGCACCTGGGTTACGGCTCGACCGTGCACCGCGCCCAAGGCGCGACGGTCGAGACCACGCACGCGGTCATCGACGCGCAGACCTCGCGCACGGGGCTGTATGTCGCCTTGACTCGTGGCAAGCAGGAGAACCGGGTCTACGCCGTGACCGATGACGCGCTCGATGAGTTCGCGGAAGCGGCTCACGAGCACATGGCAGGCAACATCGGCGGACTGAGTGCCGAGGCAGTCATGCGCGCGGCGATTGCCCGCGACCAGCGTCAGCTCTCGGCCAGGGACATGGCGGAGAAGGCTCGGGAGTACGCGGGCAGTGATGATCGGGTGTCCAAGCTCTACGCCTATGGCGTGGACAAGGCTTACCAGCGGTTTATCGACCACAACCTTGACGGTTGGTGGGACATGCTGGACCCGGACGCGGCCCAGGCCTTGACGGACGAGGGGCGGCAGAAGGTGCGTTCGGCGTGGGTGGAGTCCCTGCGGGCGGGGATAGATCCCCGCGATCTCATGAACAGTGCGACGTTCAACCTCGGGGAGGTGGAGGAACCGGGCGCGGTGATTGCGTGGCGGCTGCGTGAGCAGGTGTCCGCGGTGGCCACGCCTGGGCGTGGCCTGGCGGCGGTGCCGCCGTTGACGCGCACCAGTGACCGGGAGCTGCATCAGTGGTTGGTCAGGACGCGGGAGCGGTTCGAGAGCGCGGCCGCTGAGCCTGCGCCCAGGCAGAGTGCTGCGCAGCAGCAGTCGGGTGACGCGCTGCGCGATATGGTCACTGCCGATCTGGGCTCCGCGCTCCAGCGCCAGCGTGCCCAGCAGCGGACCACCCCAGCAGACAGTCGTAAACCCACCGCTGCATCTACTCAGGAACGTGTACGACCGGGTAACGAGAACGACCTGTAG